The following proteins are co-located in the Cardiocondyla obscurior isolate alpha-2009 linkage group LG12, Cobs3.1, whole genome shotgun sequence genome:
- the LOC139107166 gene encoding protein mothers against dpp: MDDEEGASSSGPMSSLNSLFSFTSPAVKKLLGWKQGDEEEKWAEKAVDSLVKKLKKRKGAIEELERALSCPGTPSKCVTIPRSLDGRLQVSHRKGLPHVIYCRVWRWPDLQSHHELKPLDLCQYPFSAKQKEVCINPYHYKRVESPVLPPVLVPRHSEYAPGHSLLPFQQLADPSMPHNVSYSSSGFNASSTSGVNPTSPMSSVGSVPSPGSTTLPNPQSPYGTNGLPETPPPAYSPPEDGSQTGQTTSSDSVPMDTSTPIESATPVCYQEPPYWASIAYYELNCRVGEVFHCHSHSVIIDGFTNPSNNSDRFCLGQLSNVNRNSTIENTRRHIGKGVHLYYVGGEVYAECLSDSAIFVQSRNCNHHHGFHPSTVCKIPPGCSLKIFNNQEFAQLLSQSVNHGFEAVYELTKMCTIRMSFVKGWGAEYHRQDVTSTPCWIEAHLHGPLQWLDKVLTQMGPPHNAISSVS, encoded by the exons ATGGATGACGAAGAAGGAGCTTCGAGTTCTGGACCTATGTCCTCGCTAAACAGCTTGTTCTCGTTTACCAGCCCTGCTGTGAAAAAATTACTCGGTTGGAAACAAGGCGACGAGGAAGAAAAGTGGGCTGAAAAAGCAGTTGACTCGTTagtgaaaaaattgaaaaagcgCAAAGGTGCAATCGAGGAATTAGAGCGAGCACTCAGCTGTCCTGGTACACCGAGTAAATGCGTGACGATTCCTAGAAGCTTAGACGGTAGATTGCAGGTGTCGCATCGCAAAGGTTTGCCACATGTAATATATTGCAGGGTCTGGCGATGGCCGGACCTCCAATCTCATCACGAGTTAAAACCGTTGGATTTATGTCAATACCCTTTCTCCGCGAAGCAAAAGGAAGTTTGCATCAATCCTTACCACTACAAAAGAGTAGAAAGTCCGGTACTGCCACCGGTGTTGGTTCCTAGACACTCGGAATATGCTCCCGGCCATTCTCTGTTGCCATTTCAGCAGTTAGCCGATCCAAGCATGCCACACAACGTCTCCTACTCGTCTAGTGGATTCAATGCTAGTTCTACAAGTGGCGTAAACCCGACGTCGCCCATGTCCTCCGTGGGTTCCGTGCCTAGTCCCGGAAGTACGACTTTGCCAAATCCTCAAAGTCCGTACGGCACTAATGGATTACCAGAGACGCCACCGCCAGCGTACTCTCCACCCGAAGATGGCTCTCAAACGGGGCAAACCACATCGTCGGATTCTGTTCCAATGGATACGAGTACACCGATTGAATCGGCTACACCTGTATGTTACCAAGAACCACCTTATTGGGCCTCGATCGCCTATTACGAATTGAATTGTCGAGTGGGCGAAGTGTTTCATTGTCACTCGCACTCCGTGATCATTGACGGCTTCACAAATCCAAGTAACAATTCCGATCGCTTCTGCCTCGGACAGCTATCTAACGTAAATCGAAATTCTACGATAGAGAACACGAGGCGGCATATAGGCAAAGGGGTACATTTATACTATGTCGGAGGAGAAGTTTATGCTGAATGCCTTTCGGACTCCGCGATATTTGTACAATCTAGAAATTGTAATCACCATCACGGTTTTCATCCAAGTACAGTCTGTAAAATTCCACCGGGATGTTCGTTGAAGATATTCAATAATCAAGAATTTGCTCAGCTTCTATCACAAAGTGTAAACCATGGTTTTGAAGCTGTTTATGAGTTAACAAAGATGTGCACGATtag aatGTCTTTTGTGAAAGGATGGGGTGCAGAGTACCATAGACAGGATGTTACCTCGACTCCTTGTTGGATCGAGGCACATTTACATGGACCTTTACAATGGTTAGATAAAGTGTTAACACAAATGGGTCCGCCTCATAATGCCATAAGTTCTGTGTCATAA
- the Fic gene encoding protein adenylyltransferase Fic produces the protein MCRVTWVVQYTYVLIDTVDKHVAFYRTERDRRQSPFRGMLPTWIYRYCVHYAKATHVNARRRDDTYDMTPKLLVPLVIILGIAIAVISTLLTKYISADYSEQEFRNGRSIFVPLSSESLLNVYDDYMLTIPGSNTGLDEARCTASTAEALASLHLALEMKRSGKPDKAIKLFQHAVALAPCHPDILNYYGEFLEHMQNNVIKANEFYVRALTYEPNHVGALINSQRTARVVEEHDRVMLRRIDDKRNTLSNIPDNNAALIRAKKEAYFQHIYHTVGIEGNTMNLAQTRAIVETRIAVSGKSIDEHNEILGLDAAMKYINATLVNRVGSISMKDILEIHRRVLGHVDPVEGGQFRRTQVYVGGHIPPGPGDIHYLMEQFILWLNSEQAIRMHPVRYAALAHYKLVHIHPFTDGNGRTSRLLMNMILMQAGYPPVIIHKQHRHKYYEYLQLANAGDVRPFVRFIAECTEQTLDLFLWATSEFSREVPALSQETLFTDKHNTIILEDEILENN, from the exons ATGTGCCGCGTCACATGGGTTGTACAATATACGTATGTCCTCATCGACACGGTTGACAAGCATGTCGCATTTTACCGTACGGAGAGAGATCGTCGACAGTCGCCGTTTAGAGGGATGTTGCCGACATGGATTTACCGCTACTGTGTGCATTATGCGAAGGCTACTCACGTGAATGCGAGGCGCAGGGATGACACGTACGATATGACACCGAAGCTTCTCGTCCCTCTTGTTATCATCCTTGGGATCGCTATCGCCGTCATTAGTACGTTGCTGACGAAATATATTAGCGCCGATTATTCGG AGCAGGAGTTTCGCAACGGTCGTTCTATATTTGTGCCCCTTTCCTCGGAAAGCCTGTTGAATGTCTATGATGACTACATGCTCACCATTCCAGGGAGCAATACTGGGCTTGATGAAGCTCGGTGTACAGCCTCAACAGCAGAGGCCCTGGCATCTTTGCACTTAGCTCTAGAGATGAAACGATCAGGGAAGCCAGATAAAGCTATAAAATTGTTCCAGCATGCAGTAGCATTAGCACCCTGTCATCCAGATATATTGAACTATTATGGAGAATTTTTGGAGCACATGCAGAACAATGTGATTAAGGCAAATGAGTTTTATGTACGTGCTTTAACTTATGAACCAAATCATGTAGGTGCATTAATAAATAGTCAAAGGACAGCTCGAGTAGTTGAAGAACATGATAGAGTAATGCTCAGACGAATTGATGACAAGAGAAATACTCTATCTAATATACCTGACAACAATGCTGCACTAATACGTGCTAAAAAGGAAGCATACTTTCAACATATCTATCATACAGTCGGGATTGAAGGGAATACTATGAATTTGGCACAAACAAGAGCTATAGTAGAAACGCGCATTGCAGTATCTGGAAAGAGTATTGATGAACACAATGAAATTCTTGGATTAGATGCTGccatgaaatatattaatgcgaCCTTGGTTAATAG agTAGGGTCCATTTCTATGAAAGATATACTGGAGATACACAGGCGTGTGCTGGGACATGTAGATCCTGTTGAAGGCGGTCAATTTCGGAGAACTCAAGTGTACGTTGGTGGCCATATACCTCCAGGTCCTGGTGACATACATTATTTGATGGAACAATTCATATTATGGTTAAATAGTGAACAAGCCATTAGAATGCATCCAGTGAG gTACGCGGCTCTTGCACATTATAAACTGGTGCACATACATCCGTTTACTGATGGAAACGGAAGAACGTCTCGTCTGCTTATGAACATGATACTCATGCAAGCTGGATATCCACCTGTTATTATTCACAAACAACATCGCCATAAATATTACGAGTATTTGCAGCTGGCCAATGCAGGAGACGTTCGACCATTTGTGAGATTTATAGCAGAATGCACAGAACAGACTTTAGATTTGTTCTTATGGGCGACTAGCGAATTTTCCCGAGAAGTTCCTGCTCTGAGTCAAGAGACATTGTTCACAGATAAGCacaatacaattattttgGAGGATGAAATActagaaaataattga